In the Puniceicoccaceae bacterium genome, TCACCGATTGCCTGCTGCAGAACGGCGTGCAACACGTTATCTGTCTGGATGTCGGTCGGCATCAGCTGCATGCAAAGCTGCGCGCCAATCCCGCAGTGACCAATATCGAAAAATACAATGCGCGCCACCTGCAGGCAGCCGATCTCCCCTTTCCCGACTACCCGTTGATCGTCACCGATGTCTCGTTCATCTCCCTGCGCCTCATCCTGCCGCCCGCATGGCAGGTATTGCAACCGGGCGGAGTCTTCATCGCGTTGGTGAAGCCTCAATTTGAAGCCGAAAAATCCATCATGGACCAGTGCAGGGGTGTCATTCGTGACCCGCAACTGAGTCGATCCGTCGCCGAATCGATTCGAAACTTCGCACTGGAGCAACTTCCCGATGTTGAATTGCTCGCATTCGAACCGTCGGTCATACAGGGCACCGATGGCAACCAGGAATTTCTGCTGGCTCTGAAGAAACAGGCACGTGCAAAAGCTGTTGGCGACGGTGCATGCTTCGATCCCCCCATCAACCGCAATACCCACTGACCGCAATGCAACCCATCCAATCCATGGCCGTGGTGCTCAATCCGCTCAAACCCGGCGCCGAACTGCTCGCCGAACGCATCGTGCAGACAGCCCATGCACGTGGAGTTCAAACGACCCTGCTCACCGAATACCCCCTGCCACTGCACTCTCTCGATGCAATGGATGTGTGCTGCGTCATCGGAGGTGATGGCACCATATTGGGTGCCGTGCCCGAAGCGGCTCGTACCAACACCGCCATCCTGGGTGTCAACCTGGGCAAACTCGGATTTCTCGCGACCTACACCCCCGAAGAGATTCAGAACCAGATCCTGTCGATCCTCGACGGCGATTATTGCCTCGACCATCGCTCGTTGATCGAATCCAGCTTTGGACCTGACAACTACCGTCACGTTGCGCTCAACGATGTCGTGATCAAAAGCACCACCATCAATCTCATGCGACTGAAGGTGTTCGAAAACGACCATGCCATTGCCGAATACTCCTGTGACGGTCTGATCTTTGCAACACCCACCGGATCAACTGCCTACAACCTGTCCGCAGGAGGCCCCATCCTGCACCCTCAGAATCGCTCCGTAGCCATGACCCCGATCTGCGCCCACACCCTGAGCAATCGCAGTTTCATCTTCCCGGACGAAGCTACGTTGACCGTCGAGAGCTGCCCGTCCGTGCATCCACTCAACGTTCACATCAGCGTCGATGGGCGCAGCCTCAATCCTCCGGAAGGAGGAAGTCCGCTGCCCCTGCACATCCGCATGGCCAGTCGCTCCATTCGCCTGATCCACGCCGCTGACTACTCCCACTACCAGATGCTGCGCACCAAACTCAAGTGGATGTAGTCTGCCCCCATCGATTTTGCATTTGCCAATCATCCCGCTGATTCATTCACTTTCCCCATCCCCCGCCCATTGCTTCCCTTCACAGTGCAACCGGGTTTACAGGGCAACCTTCATCGCAAAATCTCATGTCCGAGTACTACATCAAACAACCCGACACGGATCATGCCCGAGGCCCGCTCAGTCTCGAACAGCTCATTTCGCTTGCAGAGACCGGCAATGTGACCGAAGACACCCTGCTCTATGACGATGTTTCCGAAACATGGAAGCCCGTCACTGCCTATCCAGACTTGCTGCCATCCCTTTTTCCCGAGCGCAAACGCCTGAGTCTCAACCGCATCGAAGCTGTTCCGACTGAAGACCATGTCGCAAACGAAATCGC is a window encoding:
- a CDS encoding TlyA family RNA methyltransferase yields the protein MAGKVRTGTEVLDKAGKLLPEDLELTVIQPPRFVSRGGEKLEGVLQRLSLDLHLPRALDIGASTGGFTDCLLQNGVQHVICLDVGRHQLHAKLRANPAVTNIEKYNARHLQAADLPFPDYPLIVTDVSFISLRLILPPAWQVLQPGGVFIALVKPQFEAEKSIMDQCRGVIRDPQLSRSVAESIRNFALEQLPDVELLAFEPSVIQGTDGNQEFLLALKKQARAKAVGDGACFDPPINRNTH
- a CDS encoding NAD(+)/NADH kinase; translated protein: MQPIQSMAVVLNPLKPGAELLAERIVQTAHARGVQTTLLTEYPLPLHSLDAMDVCCVIGGDGTILGAVPEAARTNTAILGVNLGKLGFLATYTPEEIQNQILSILDGDYCLDHRSLIESSFGPDNYRHVALNDVVIKSTTINLMRLKVFENDHAIAEYSCDGLIFATPTGSTAYNLSAGGPILHPQNRSVAMTPICAHTLSNRSFIFPDEATLTVESCPSVHPLNVHISVDGRSLNPPEGGSPLPLHIRMASRSIRLIHAADYSHYQMLRTKLKWM